Below is a genomic region from Deltaproteobacteria bacterium.
TAGAGCAAAAAGCCATAAATGGACTTTTTGCGACCCTATTAACATTAGACGTTGGATGTTGGTCCAGGATACCCTCTTAATACTCCTACCTGTGTGGGGTTCCCGACAGGCTTCTAGGACCGGAAGATATTAAAAAGGATAGTCAGGATCAGGCTGATCAGCAGGCTCGTGACCAGTGGGAAGTAGATTACGGTATTTTTCTTCCGGATAATGATATCCCCGGGGAGATGGCCGATCCACGGGATCCGTGGCGCTACCATAAGGAAGACTCCGAGCAGTACCAGGGCGATGCCCAGGATAACGAGGAATTTTCCCATCATGCCCAACGGTGTCATCCCCCTAACGCCTCCAACATTTCCGCTATTTCGGCGGCCATGCGATCAGCATGGGTGCCGGGCCAGTAGCATTTCCCGCAGCGCGGGCATCCCATGAAACGTTCAGCCGTCATCCAGACATACCGGGGAACCATGTTCCCGGCCTCTTCCCGGTCCATCTCATACAACATTGCGTTGCAGTCAAGGCATCGGGTCAATGGCTTTACAGACAATTCAAACCTCCTCAAAAGGGGGAGCACGGAGGCGAATTCCCCTCGGGCATCCGCGCCCGAGACGAGCCAGGAGTTCTCGCCGAGCCTTTCGGCCAATCGGGCGTCCCGGGTGAGGACGATCCTGCCTTCGGAACGGGAACGGTATCGTATCAGCGTGTCGTCTTCATCGGCGGCAAATTCCGCATCCATGCCAAGCATTCTCATCTTTTTCGCCAGGCTGCCGAGCATGCCGTCCAGCAAAAACGCGGGGGATTGGGCCTCAGGATTCTTTGTCCTCACCCTCCCCGTCCGCCTCCGGCGCGGTCTCATCCTCGACCTCCTCCTTGTGCATCAGGATGATGCTCCTGACCTCGATGCCGGCATCCTGAAGGGCCTTTCTGACCTGTGGCATTTTTGCATCTGTTACCTTGACTAGAAAATTATTGTTGGTTGCCAATCCAGACACCTCCCTTTTTACGCTTAATTGATGACTTCGCAACTCAAGTCCTTGATGAACGACACAGCCGTCTCTGGACACGAGATTGCTTCGCATGTGGTCAGCTCGCAATGACTTCGCAAAAAGTCATCAATGGACTTTTTACGACCCTGTCAATTAGTACTCTCCTGGGCCTCGCTCAACTTCTCATAAGGCGGGAGCAGGACGATCTCAATCCTCCGGTTCGCCGCCTTGCCTTCAGCTGTTTCATTGGATGCGACCGGCTGGTACTCACCGTAACCGGCGGCGGACAGTTTCTCCGGATCGATCCCTATCTTATCCTGGAGAAAGTGGACAACAGCCAACGCCCTGCTGGAGGACAGTTCCCAATTGCTGGGGAATTTTTCCTTCAGGCGGCCCCCAATGGGAACGTTGTCGGTATGTCCCTCGATCTGGATCCTCTTTCCCTTGATCCTGTTCAGCTGGGTCCCCACCTTGGACAGGACGGCGATCCCCGACTGTTTGAGATCGGCCTTGCCCGAGTCAAAAAGGATCTTCTCAACCATGTTGACGGAGAGCCTGTCCTTCATCCTCTTGATCTGGATTTCGCCGGCCTCGATCTCGGTCTTAAGCCCGCTCACCAACTCATCGTAGGCGGCTTTGAGTTTCTGGAGTTCCTCCTCTTTTTGAACCTTCAGAGCGTCGTTTTCACTCTTAACCCTTTCCAGGTCCGTTCTCAGGATCCGGAATTCCGCATCCTTCGCTACGATTTTTTCCCGCAGGTCGGCGTTTGTCCCCTGAAGCCTCTTGTTGATATTCATGGTCTCCTGGATGATCTGGGACTGAGAGATTTCCTTGCTCTTGAGAAGATCTCCCAACCTGTCGTTCTGGGATCTCAACTCCTCATTGACCGCCTCCGATTTATCCAGCTCGCCCCGAAGGCCATCCCTCTCACCGGTTACGGTCTGAAGGTTCTTTTCGCACTCGTCCCCCCTGTTTGTCTGCTGCTGCAGACTCTCCTGGGTGGAAGAAAGCTCCTTTTTCAGGGCTAGATTCTCATCGGTCTTCCGGCTGAGATCGGTCGCGCACTTTTCCGCCTCGCCGGATTTTAACAGGTAATCTTTCTTACTGACCATGCACCCCGAAACAGCAAAGAGGGAAAGGCAAATAATCCCCACCAGACTTTTTCTCAACATAGGCACCTCCTCGTTGTGAAAAACTATCCCAGAGGGTCAGGGGCTGTCAAGGAAGTAACTCAAATACCGTCTCACGCCCGTTCGTTTCACTCACTCAAGACGCCAAGGCCGCAAAGAAGTTCTAATGCTAATTTACCACAGCGTGACCGCTTGCAGGTCACACCACAGGGTTAATTCAAATCGACCTGAAGATCCATACAGGCTGGGCATAAAAATGCCGTAACGCAGAGCTACGCAGAGAGCGCCTCTTCCAGGCGCTGCCGCGGAGGGCCGCAAAGAAAATCTGTTCAATCTGTGAAACCCTCCTTAAAAACCCTGCCTGTCCTGAGCTAGTCGAAGGGTGGAGCAGCCTTGGAGCGGCTGTACTGTGTTAAGGCTTTTGATCTTCCTTGCGTGCTCTGCGTAAGGCAGGACTATTTTCACATCACTGTGAACGGCGCAGGTACGAATGTCAGGATGAATATGACGATGGCGGCGTATCCGAACCAGGTCCGTCTCTCATCCAGTTGGATGTGGGGAAGGAGGACCGGTGGATGCCGGACGCCGAGGAAGATGAGAAGAAGCGCCCAGATGAACCATCCGTCCCAGAATAGAACGCCCATCAGGAGCAGGCTCAGGTGAACGATCCTGGCAATACTGTCCGAATGGTTCGGAAAGAGGGCCTTGGATATGTGTCCACCGTCCAACTGCCCGACAGGAAGGAGGTTAAGGGAGGTAACGAACATCCCGATCCATCCGGCAAATGCCACTGGATGGAGCACCACCGTCATGTTTGCCGGCAGGTTCCCCTTCACCAGAAAACTCACCATAAGGACCATGAGGCTGTTCCCAAGGACCAACCCTCCAGCGCCCTGGCCGGTGGCCACCACCGGCGACAGCGCGAACCCGACGATCAGGGCTGGAAGGGCCAGGATAAAACCGACGATAGGCCCGGATGCACCGATGTCAAGCAACGTCCGCCTGTCCCAGATGGCGCCTTTCATTCTGATAACCGCGCCGAAAGTCCCGATGAAGGATGGAGCAGGGATGAAGTATGGAAGGGTCGCGGGGACATGGTTGCGGTATGAGGCTATGTAATGCCCCATCTCATGGCCAAGAAGAATTGCCATGATGGTAAGGGAAAAAGGAAGGCCTTTTGCGAGCCCGGAAGGGTTCGCGAGGGGATTGATCCCCTCCTGCAGGGCGCCTGCGGCGGTGGTGGTCATAAAGGTCGCCGCGAAGAGAACGTAATGAATCCAACGCCGCTCGTGGCGGGGGTTCACATCCCTCATTTCACCACAGCTCCAGGGTCCTTCCAAGATCCCTCAGAAATCCCCTGCCGTCCGGGACATTGCAGGAAGCGTCTTTCCTGGCCAGATGAGGCTCGGCCAGGTAGGTTCTCATGCCGGCTGAGGCCGCGGCCAGATCGTGTGCCATATCGTTGCCCACCATGAGGCACTGTTCGGGGTTTACATCCAGAACGTCCGCCAGCGCCGTAAAGAACTCGGTCTGTGGTTTGCAGGCCTTCGTATTCTCCAATGCGGCGATGAAGGTGAAAGGTTCAGGGGATAGGTTTCCCCAGCGCATCCTTTCGAGCACCGCGGCCCGCGGAAAGATCGGGTTGGTGGCCAGGGCCAGGACCAGGCCGCTTTCGTAGGCCGCTTCAACGAGCTCAGGGGCGTCATCGATATACGACCCATATTCGGAAAACACGGGGAAGACGTCCCTGTAATACGCGTCGAAGCCTTCCTGCGCTGCTTCAGGAGCAAGACCCGTCAGTTCGGAAAATACGCGGTAAAACCCTTCCTGGTTGGTTTCACCATCGGCACGTGGAAAAGAGATAAGCTCGTCTACGCTGCCCAGGAAACCTCTGTTGAAGGAATCCGGTTCCAGAAGGGACAGGAAATGGTCGCCCATGGATTTCATCATTGTGTCCAGGAAGAAAGAGACCTTGATGTCAAGCAGGGTTCCATCGAGGTCAAGCAGAAGACCCTTGATGCCTTTCACAGTTCAAGTGACCTTGATAGGGTCGTAAAAAGTCCATCCATGGCTTTTTACTCCACGGAAAGCGAAAAATGTCATTTTCACTTTCCTCACAAATCTTCGATTTGAGCGCCCAGCGCCCCTAAATGGGCGCATCGATGACTTTTTACAAAGTCATCAGCTTTGATAGGGTCGTAAAAAGTCCATCCATGGCTTTTTACTCCACGAAAAGCGAAAGAAGAAATTTATGGGGTGAGCTTTCGAAAAGCGAGACAGGCGTTGGTCCCGCCGAACCCAAAGGAGTTGCTGATAGCCACATCCACCCGCGCATCCCTGGCCTTGTTGGGAACATAATCCAGGTCACACTCCGGGTCAGGTTCCTCGTAGTTGATGGTGGGTGGAATCCTGTCTTCCATGACTGTTTTGACCGCCACCACCGCTTCTACTCCGCCGGCCGCTCCCAGGAGGTGGCCGGTCATGGATTTGGTGGAACTGACCGGTATCCCATAGGCCGCATCGCCGAAAACCGACTTGATGGCCTGGGTCTCGTAGAGATCGTTTAATGCGGTGCTGGTACCGTGGGCATTGATGTAGCTGACATCCTCCGGAGCTATACCGGCATCGTGAAGGACATTTTGCATGCATTGCGCCGCGCCCGCTCCCCCTTCGGGAGGGGCCG
It encodes:
- a CDS encoding DUF2905 domain-containing protein, producing MTPLGMMGKFLVILGIALVLLGVFLMVAPRIPWIGHLPGDIIIRKKNTVIYFPLVTSLLISLILTILFNIFRS
- a CDS encoding OmpA family protein, which encodes MLRKSLVGIICLSLFAVSGCMVSKKDYLLKSGEAEKCATDLSRKTDENLALKKELSSTQESLQQQTNRGDECEKNLQTVTGERDGLRGELDKSEAVNEELRSQNDRLGDLLKSKEISQSQIIQETMNINKRLQGTNADLREKIVAKDAEFRILRTDLERVKSENDALKVQKEEELQKLKAAYDELVSGLKTEIEAGEIQIKRMKDRLSVNMVEKILFDSGKADLKQSGIAVLSKVGTQLNRIKGKRIQIEGHTDNVPIGGRLKEKFPSNWELSSSRALAVVHFLQDKIGIDPEKLSAAGYGEYQPVASNETAEGKAANRRIEIVLLPPYEKLSEAQESTN
- a CDS encoding site-2 protease family protein, which produces MRDVNPRHERRWIHYVLFAATFMTTTAAGALQEGINPLANPSGLAKGLPFSLTIMAILLGHEMGHYIASYRNHVPATLPYFIPAPSFIGTFGAVIRMKGAIWDRRTLLDIGASGPIVGFILALPALIVGFALSPVVATGQGAGGLVLGNSLMVLMVSFLVKGNLPANMTVVLHPVAFAGWIGMFVTSLNLLPVGQLDGGHISKALFPNHSDSIARIVHLSLLLMGVLFWDGWFIWALLLIFLGVRHPPVLLPHIQLDERRTWFGYAAIVIFILTFVPAPFTVM
- a CDS encoding HAD family hydrolase, whose translation is MKGIKGLLLDLDGTLLDIKVSFFLDTMMKSMGDHFLSLLEPDSFNRGFLGSVDELISFPRADGETNQEGFYRVFSELTGLAPEAAQEGFDAYYRDVFPVFSEYGSYIDDAPELVEAAYESGLVLALATNPIFPRAAVLERMRWGNLSPEPFTFIAALENTKACKPQTEFFTALADVLDVNPEQCLMVGNDMAHDLAAASAGMRTYLAEPHLARKDASCNVPDGRGFLRDLGRTLELW